Proteins encoded by one window of Lycium barbarum isolate Lr01 chromosome 11, ASM1917538v2, whole genome shotgun sequence:
- the LOC132617499 gene encoding uncharacterized protein LOC132617499 isoform X2, whose product MKNQPNSPVTDITLTSSSALNLPDSPFTDTTLTSSPSLFNTSSSPSSAVITHQNPLDLDAATPNQLVLLLHDVNLREEVVDQLVKKRDTCENLALLLWNTFNVAYILLQEVTVVYRKLSPSKLSPRESTRACKALALFQVMANNPETRRGLIEARIPYYFYPFLKTNGNDGEPLEYLRLTSLGVLGSLTRVATLIVMKMLMQEAGMTYCCASADRFYSIVQVLHRVVEKLSEKPCLLHLKYVTQCYLSLSVVLKFVCSCDTSRRQVPPQLFDNTFKGILRDDPETSWMLHLLYFSIYGCFPAYQISNNIAKPDTTTQKAKGKGKKKK is encoded by the exons ACATTGACATCATCGTCAGCGTTGAATCTACCAGATTCACCATTTACAGATACCACATTGACATCATCGCCATCGTTGTTCAacacttcttcttctccttcttctgcgGTGATTACACATCAAAATCCTCTTGACTTAGATGCTGCAACTCCAAATCAGTTGGTGTTGTTACTCCATGATGTTAATCTACGCGAAGAGGTTGTCGATCAACTCGTCAAG AAGCGAGATACATGCGAAAATCTTGCTCTTCTGTTGTGGAACACGTTCAATGTAGCTTATATACTTTTGCAG GAAGTCACAGTAGTGTACCGGAAGTTGTCACCCTCAAAGTTATCTCCGAGGGAGTCAACTCGAGCATGTAAAGCCCTTGCTTTGTTTCAG GTTATGGCCAATAACCCAGAAACAAGAAGGGGGCTCATAGAAG CCCGAATACCGTATTATTTCTACCCATTTCTCAAGACTAATGGAAATGATGGCGAGCCTTTGGAGTATTTGAGGCTCACTAGCTTGGGCGTTCTCGGTTCCCTAACACGG GTTGCAACCCTCATAGTTATGAAAATGTTGATGCAAGAGGCGGGAATGACCTATTGTTGTGCTTCAGCTGATCGCTTTTACTCGATAGTACAGGTCTTGCACCGAGTGGTAGAGAAACTGTCTGAAAAACCTTGTTTACTGCATCTGAAATATGTGACACAATGTTATCTAAGTCTTTCAGTGGTGTTAAAGTTCGTCTG CTCTTGTGATACATCGAGAAGACAAGTTCCTCCCCAACTGTTTGATAACACTTTTAAGGGCATTCTTCGT GATGACCCCGAAACTTCATGGATGCTGCATCTGCTATATTTCAGTATTTACGGCTGTTTTCCGGCGTATCAAATCAGTAACAACATTGCAAAGCCGGATACAACAACTCAAAAGGCTAAGGGAAAGGGAAAGAAGAAGAAGTGA
- the LOC132617499 gene encoding cell differentiation protein rcd1-like isoform X1 codes for MKNQPNSPVTDITLTSSSALNLPDSPFTDTTLTSSPSLFNTSSSPSSAVITHQNPLDLDAATPNQLVLLLHDVNLREEVVDQLVKKRDTCENLALLLWNTFNVAYILLQEVTVVYRKLSPSKLSPRESTRACKALALFQVMANNPETRRGLIEARIPYYFYPFLKTNGNDGEPLEYLRLTSLGVLGSLTRFDDPYGSVVLTFFMESQVVPLCLGCMDQGDELSSMVATLIVMKMLMQEAGMTYCCASADRFYSIVQVLHRVVEKLSEKPCLLHLKYVTQCYLSLSVVLKFVCSCDTSRRQVPPQLFDNTFKGILRDDPETSWMLHLLYFSIYGCFPAYQISNNIAKPDTTTQKAKGKGKKKK; via the exons ACATTGACATCATCGTCAGCGTTGAATCTACCAGATTCACCATTTACAGATACCACATTGACATCATCGCCATCGTTGTTCAacacttcttcttctccttcttctgcgGTGATTACACATCAAAATCCTCTTGACTTAGATGCTGCAACTCCAAATCAGTTGGTGTTGTTACTCCATGATGTTAATCTACGCGAAGAGGTTGTCGATCAACTCGTCAAG AAGCGAGATACATGCGAAAATCTTGCTCTTCTGTTGTGGAACACGTTCAATGTAGCTTATATACTTTTGCAG GAAGTCACAGTAGTGTACCGGAAGTTGTCACCCTCAAAGTTATCTCCGAGGGAGTCAACTCGAGCATGTAAAGCCCTTGCTTTGTTTCAG GTTATGGCCAATAACCCAGAAACAAGAAGGGGGCTCATAGAAG CCCGAATACCGTATTATTTCTACCCATTTCTCAAGACTAATGGAAATGATGGCGAGCCTTTGGAGTATTTGAGGCTCACTAGCTTGGGCGTTCTCGGTTCCCTAACACGG TTTGATGATCCATATGGATCAGTTGTCCTTACTTTTTTCATGGAATCGCAAGTGGTTCCTTTGTGCCTAGGGTGTATGGATCAAGGTGATGAACTGTCATCGATG GTTGCAACCCTCATAGTTATGAAAATGTTGATGCAAGAGGCGGGAATGACCTATTGTTGTGCTTCAGCTGATCGCTTTTACTCGATAGTACAGGTCTTGCACCGAGTGGTAGAGAAACTGTCTGAAAAACCTTGTTTACTGCATCTGAAATATGTGACACAATGTTATCTAAGTCTTTCAGTGGTGTTAAAGTTCGTCTG CTCTTGTGATACATCGAGAAGACAAGTTCCTCCCCAACTGTTTGATAACACTTTTAAGGGCATTCTTCGT GATGACCCCGAAACTTCATGGATGCTGCATCTGCTATATTTCAGTATTTACGGCTGTTTTCCGGCGTATCAAATCAGTAACAACATTGCAAAGCCGGATACAACAACTCAAAAGGCTAAGGGAAAGGGAAAGAAGAAGAAGTGA